The uncultured Sphaerochaeta sp. genome includes the window ATTCATCTTCTTGGGCCAGCGACTCAGGATCAAATCACTCTTCAATCCTGTTTCATTTGGCTCGAAACAGTCACTGAGAATCTCCCATCCCAAGTCCAGCGCTCCCTCAAGGGGGATATTCACACTCAAATCCATCAATTTGCTTTCAAACAATCGACCATATTTGAGCAATTTCTCATCCCAATCGGTCATATTGAAGCCCATCGATTTCTTTTCCAGTGACTCCTTGTATGATGCATACAGTTTGATCATACCATCCATCAAAGCACGATGGTCATCCCTGGTATCCTTGTTGACCTGCTGCTTGAGACGACTCAGCGACCCAAATGGCTCGATTCTTCCACCCTTGAGATAATACTGACCTTCGGTGATATACCCGGTATTATCAGGAACCGGATGCGTGACATCATCACCAGGCATGGTGGTTACCGCAAGAATGGTTACAGAACCTGCACCCTCAAAGTCAACAGCTTTCTCATATCGGGATGCAAGGGAACTGTAGAGGTCACCTGGATATCCTCGGTTTGAAGGAACCTGGTCCATGGTAATGGCCATTTCTTTCATGGAGTCAGCAAAGTTGGTCATATCAGTTAGCAGTACAAGTACCTTCTTGCCATCCTGTGCAAAACGCTCAGCAACAGCAAGAGCCATATCAGGGACCAACATACATTCAACGGTTGGGTCACTTGCAGTATGGATGAACATAATCGTTCGACTCATTGCACCACTACTCTCAAGGGTATCCTTGAAGAAGAGATAGTCATCATACTTGAGACCCATACCTCCAAGTACGATCAGGTCAACTTCTGCCTGCATGGCAATTCTCGCAAGCAGTGGGTTGTAAGGCTCACCACTGACACTGAAAATGGGAAGT containing:
- a CDS encoding V-type ATP synthase subunit B, whose translation is MQKVYSKIESIVGNVITVRAAGVSNSELAIVTSEGEQSYASVIKLDDDLVSLQVFSGAQGISTGDQVRFLGVPMRVSYTENLLGRVFDGTGNPRDNGPSLSDNMIDIGGPAVNPAKRIIPRNMIRTGIPMIDVFNTLVESQKLPIFSVSGEPYNPLLARIAMQAEVDLIVLGGMGLKYDDYLFFKDTLESSGAMSRTIMFIHTASDPTVECMLVPDMALAVAERFAQDGKKVLVLLTDMTNFADSMKEMAITMDQVPSNRGYPGDLYSSLASRYEKAVDFEGAGSVTILAVTTMPGDDVTHPVPDNTGYITEGQYYLKGGRIEPFGSLSRLKQQVNKDTRDDHRALMDGMIKLYASYKESLEKKSMGFNMTDWDEKLLKYGRLFESKLMDLSVNIPLEGALDLGWEILSDCFEPNETGLKSDLILSRWPKKMND